One region of Metallibacterium scheffleri genomic DNA includes:
- a CDS encoding Fic family protein: MTCILDPMFRYTNIICVDKAGDQTIYHLKVPPLPTYASLPDPLRAQLRNVQNKLITRPVLDVVSFADFIDALKLRRFTHRLAKHFPMSCPPSNWTEYSLSENRIVSMLGSCCPSEPAYTPLIWTLELINNSLGCSTSGFRDCCVTEAGDAGSRYVYPDASEIAPALDALSSFLEDGTTPFVFRAIVAHAFIVAVHPFQDGNGRTARIFLNLFLRRHIRDFYFPLREIQWSITAYYYIASRKAIILNDWQFLLNFFCRLFDKSLLGRNLI; this comes from the coding sequence ATGACTTGCATATTGGACCCAATGTTTCGTTACACAAATATTATTTGTGTTGACAAAGCTGGCGATCAGACTATTTATCACTTAAAAGTTCCGCCTTTGCCAACGTATGCTTCTCTCCCGGATCCACTGAGGGCCCAACTACGAAACGTGCAAAATAAACTGATTACGCGACCTGTTCTTGATGTCGTTTCATTTGCTGACTTTATTGATGCCCTAAAGTTGAGACGTTTTACTCACAGGCTTGCAAAGCATTTCCCAATGTCATGTCCACCAAGTAACTGGACAGAATATTCACTCAGTGAGAATCGCATAGTGAGCATGCTAGGCTCATGCTGTCCTTCCGAACCGGCCTATACGCCTCTCATATGGACACTCGAGTTGATTAATAATTCGCTGGGTTGTAGCACTTCTGGATTTAGGGATTGCTGCGTAACCGAGGCAGGCGATGCCGGTTCGCGCTATGTTTATCCTGACGCTAGTGAAATTGCGCCAGCCCTGGATGCGCTCTCTAGCTTTCTGGAAGACGGAACTACACCTTTTGTGTTTAGAGCGATCGTTGCGCATGCCTTTATTGTGGCGGTTCACCCATTTCAAGATGGCAACGGTCGAACTGCTCGTATATTCTTAAATCTATTTCTTCGCAGACACATCCGCGATTTCTATTTCCCACTTAGGGAAATTCAGTGGAGTATTACCGCATATTATTATATTGCCTCGCGAAAAGCCATTATTCTGAATGACTGGCAATTTCTTCTGAATTTCTTTTGTCGGCTATTTGATAAGAGCTTGTTAGGAAGGAACCTTATTTGA
- a CDS encoding ATP-binding cassette domain-containing protein: MRNLGFRYAEGEAWVVRHLNLDIAAGESVAIAGPSGMGKTTLATRVRQFAPGKGRFRGAA; this comes from the coding sequence GTGCGCAATCTGGGCTTCCGCTATGCCGAGGGCGAAGCGTGGGTCGTGCGGCACCTCAATCTGGACATCGCGGCGGGCGAGTCGGTGGCCATCGCCGGCCCCTCCGGCATGGGCAAGACGACTTTGGCCACCCGAGTTCGACAGTTCGCGCCCGGAAAAGGTCGTTTTCGAGGAGCGGCCTGA
- a CDS encoding DUF5131 family protein, with protein MGDRTGISWTDATWNPLRGCSRVSAGCVHCYAETVAARFSGPRQPYEGLVHAKTRGWNEQLRFVEGALDQPLRWSRPRLIFVNSMSDLFHENVPDEWIDRIFAVMALAPRHTFQVLTKRPERMLSYLGERTDNREHAIGEQMRVISRGRNPGLPELPLPNVWLGISVEDQSAADGRIPLLLQCPAAVRWLSCEPLLGPVDLRQACTLRQCTDPYGVSHCGMVCDLDWVVVGGESGAGARPMEPAWPRALRDECAQAGVPYYEDTRMFRPLRPGCVAEGREVIGRIE; from the coding sequence ATGGGTGACCGCACCGGTATTTCGTGGACGGACGCAACTTGGAACCCGCTACGCGGTTGCTCGCGTGTTTCGGCCGGCTGCGTGCATTGCTATGCCGAGACCGTGGCGGCGCGCTTCAGTGGCCCCAGGCAGCCCTACGAAGGTCTGGTGCACGCGAAAACCCGTGGATGGAATGAGCAGCTGCGTTTCGTGGAGGGTGCGCTGGACCAGCCGTTGCGGTGGTCCAGACCGCGCCTGATCTTCGTCAACAGCATGTCGGATCTATTCCATGAAAACGTGCCGGACGAATGGATCGACCGAATCTTCGCCGTCATGGCGTTGGCACCGCGTCACACCTTCCAGGTTCTGACAAAGCGACCGGAGCGGATGCTGTCGTACCTGGGTGAGCGCACGGACAACCGCGAGCACGCCATTGGAGAGCAGATGCGGGTGATCAGCCGTGGCCGCAATCCGGGACTCCCGGAGCTGCCGCTTCCGAACGTCTGGCTTGGTATCAGCGTGGAAGACCAGTCCGCGGCCGACGGCCGGATTCCCCTGCTGCTGCAGTGCCCGGCCGCAGTGCGCTGGCTGTCGTGCGAGCCGCTGCTGGGGCCGGTCGACCTGCGGCAAGCGTGCACGTTGCGCCAGTGCACTGACCCCTACGGTGTCTCTCACTGCGGGATGGTTTGCGATCTTGACTGGGTTGTGGTCGGCGGCGAGTCCGGCGCCGGCGCGCGCCCCATGGAGCCAGCATGGCCTCGGGCGTTACGCGACGAGTGCGCGCAGGCGGGCGTTCCGTACTACGAAGATACACGGATGTTTCGCCCCCTCCGGCCCGGATGCGTCGCAGAGGGTCGTGAGGTGATTGGCCGTATCGAATGA
- a CDS encoding transposase, with protein MTGLVPLFYDSAAIVHEGEHVTEAPTTYMTTLHLKVRAEAWPWLDQASREVNVVWNWGNATSAKAARPFAGKAKWLSGFDLDKLSAGATKCFDQIGADTIQRVNGEIATKRRQAQCAKLRWRISTGSKRSLGWVPFKAASIKRTGRGVTFCKKSFRVFEAERLEGVTFADGSFAQNALGEWFLNIPVKRPIVRDVAPREAVGIDLGLKRVATTSDGALLDAGAFYRDIEDKIAQAQRRGHKRQAKRYHAKAANRRLDALHVFTSSIVKDYQHIVVGDREQPEAGQDTDGEVRAGRRLGDAQDAAAVQGPSGRSQRRDRQRKKHHASMFQLWPAHRPQRSKAARCKGMDL; from the coding sequence ATGACGGGTCTCGTTCCGCTCTTTTATGACTCCGCTGCAATTGTCCACGAAGGTGAACATGTGACTGAAGCACCCACCACCTACATGACGACGCTGCACCTGAAAGTGCGTGCGGAAGCGTGGCCGTGGCTGGACCAGGCGTCGCGCGAGGTCAATGTGGTGTGGAACTGGGGCAACGCCACCAGCGCCAAAGCCGCACGGCCGTTCGCCGGCAAGGCGAAGTGGCTGTCTGGGTTCGATCTGGACAAACTGTCCGCCGGTGCGACGAAGTGTTTCGACCAGATTGGCGCGGACACCATCCAGCGGGTCAACGGCGAGATCGCGACCAAGCGCCGGCAGGCCCAGTGCGCGAAGCTGCGCTGGCGGATCAGCACCGGCTCCAAGCGAAGCCTCGGCTGGGTGCCCTTCAAGGCGGCCAGCATCAAGCGCACCGGTCGTGGCGTGACGTTCTGCAAGAAGTCGTTTCGCGTGTTCGAGGCCGAGCGGCTTGAAGGCGTGACGTTCGCCGATGGCTCGTTCGCGCAGAATGCCTTGGGCGAGTGGTTCCTCAACATACCGGTCAAGCGGCCGATCGTTCGCGATGTCGCCCCGCGCGAAGCGGTGGGCATCGACCTTGGGCTCAAGCGGGTTGCCACGACCAGCGATGGCGCGCTGCTGGATGCCGGCGCGTTCTACCGTGACATCGAGGATAAGATCGCACAGGCCCAGCGCCGGGGGCACAAGCGGCAGGCGAAGCGGTACCACGCCAAAGCCGCCAACCGCCGACTGGATGCGCTCCACGTGTTCACCAGCAGCATCGTGAAGGACTACCAGCACATCGTCGTTGGCGACCGTGAGCAGCCTGAAGCTGGCCAAGACACGGATGGCGAAGTCCGTGCTGGACGCCGGCTGGGGGATGCTCAAGACGCAGCTGCAGTACAAGGGCCATCGGGCCGGTCGCAGCGTCGAGATCGTCAACGAAAGAAACACCACGCGAGCATGTTCCAGCTGTGGCCAGCACACCGGCCCCAGCGGTCTAAGGCAGCTCGTTGTAAGGGAATGGACTTGTGA
- a CDS encoding zinc ribbon domain-containing protein, which translates to MVNERNTTRACSSCGQHTGPSGLRQLVVREWTCECGVTHDRDINAARNILRLGCEPPSAGTRYPSPSPPSQQANALRGRISEDDG; encoded by the coding sequence ATCGTCAACGAAAGAAACACCACGCGAGCATGTTCCAGCTGTGGCCAGCACACCGGCCCCAGCGGTCTAAGGCAGCTCGTTGTAAGGGAATGGACTTGTGAGTGCGGTGTCACTCACGACCGCGACATCAACGCGGCCAGGAACATTCTCCGGCTCGGGTGCGAGCCGCCGTCTGCGGGAACGAGATACCCATCGCCCTCACCGCCGAGCCAGCAAGCAAACGCGTTGCGAGGCAGGATCAGTGAGGACGACGGGTAG
- a CDS encoding DNA cytosine methyltransferase: protein MRPDSMDRTASAAQTAPRMAIPGPGEMVVDLFAGGGGASEALRQALGRDPDIAINHDAIALGLHAANHPSTRHLREDIWQADPLAEVGVRRVGWLHASPDCTHFSQAKGGQPRSKATRSLSWVVLKWAGRLARAGRAPRIISLENVAQILQWGPLVAKRDKATGRVLKIGVDGKPSGVAALGERVPVWEQFLVPDRRHAGRTWRQFVRALQSLGYAVEWRKLRACDYGAGTTRLRLYMVARCDGLPIRWPVPTHGEAHGLHPYVTAADCIDWSVPCPSIFDRKKPLAEATCRRIAKGMRRYVLDAVEPFIVQCANASANGVATTSDPLGVITAWPRGGSHALVAPTLVQAAHGDGQPGRAQRWGSGAHAVDDALGTITASNGHAIAAAHLVKFRFDSDGGPIDAPLPTITSGAGAARPAGAAHAMGILTAFLEQANGGFYDGAGHDPRAPLPTICGTGSKQRLVSVHMAKLRGTSHAAPVDAPLHTISAGGEHHAVVECTLNPDDEASALRVAAFLIRYHSEGGQLSELDKPLSTVTTRDLLALVTVTLRGVPYVIVDLGLRMLPPADLFRAQGFPPEYVIDRTADGRVLSKSASVRLVGNSVSPPPMAAIVRANSRDVDQIEIMAA, encoded by the coding sequence ATGCGCCCTGATTCGATGGACCGCACCGCGTCTGCTGCCCAGACTGCGCCCAGAATGGCGATTCCCGGCCCCGGCGAAATGGTTGTTGACCTGTTCGCCGGCGGCGGTGGCGCCAGCGAGGCCCTGCGCCAGGCGCTCGGCCGTGATCCCGATATCGCCATCAACCACGATGCCATTGCGCTCGGGTTACACGCTGCGAACCACCCGTCCACGCGCCATCTGCGTGAGGACATCTGGCAGGCTGACCCATTGGCCGAGGTTGGTGTGCGTCGAGTGGGCTGGTTACATGCGAGTCCGGATTGCACCCACTTCTCGCAAGCCAAGGGCGGTCAGCCGAGGTCAAAGGCCACGCGCTCGCTGAGTTGGGTCGTGCTGAAGTGGGCTGGCCGTCTTGCCCGCGCGGGCCGAGCGCCGCGGATCATCAGCCTTGAGAACGTCGCGCAGATCCTGCAATGGGGTCCCCTGGTTGCCAAACGCGACAAGGCTACTGGCCGCGTCCTCAAGATCGGCGTCGACGGCAAACCGTCGGGCGTTGCGGCGCTTGGCGAGCGCGTGCCGGTATGGGAGCAGTTCCTGGTTCCCGATCGTCGCCACGCCGGGCGCACATGGCGTCAGTTTGTACGTGCGCTCCAGTCGCTGGGTTATGCGGTCGAATGGCGCAAACTTCGCGCTTGCGACTACGGGGCAGGGACCACGCGCTTGCGGCTCTACATGGTGGCGCGCTGTGACGGTCTCCCGATCCGGTGGCCGGTGCCGACGCACGGTGAAGCGCACGGGTTGCATCCTTACGTGACGGCCGCCGACTGCATCGACTGGTCGGTGCCTTGTCCGTCCATCTTCGATCGCAAGAAGCCTCTGGCCGAGGCAACGTGCCGGCGCATCGCCAAGGGCATGCGCCGCTATGTGCTCGATGCGGTCGAGCCGTTCATCGTGCAGTGCGCCAATGCATCGGCAAATGGCGTTGCGACCACCAGCGATCCACTCGGCGTCATCACCGCGTGGCCCAGGGGCGGCTCCCATGCATTGGTGGCCCCGACGCTGGTACAGGCCGCGCATGGCGACGGGCAGCCAGGGCGCGCCCAACGCTGGGGTAGTGGTGCGCATGCAGTCGATGATGCGCTTGGCACAATCACCGCAAGCAACGGGCATGCGATCGCCGCCGCGCACCTGGTGAAGTTTCGTTTCGATAGCGACGGCGGCCCAATCGACGCGCCACTTCCCACCATCACCAGCGGCGCTGGTGCCGCGCGGCCTGCCGGTGCAGCTCACGCCATGGGCATCCTGACGGCGTTTCTCGAGCAGGCGAACGGGGGCTTCTACGATGGCGCCGGACACGACCCGCGAGCGCCGCTGCCAACCATCTGCGGCACTGGCAGCAAGCAGCGCCTCGTGAGTGTACACATGGCCAAGCTCCGCGGCACAAGCCACGCGGCGCCCGTTGATGCGCCGCTGCACACCATCAGTGCAGGCGGAGAACATCACGCTGTCGTGGAGTGCACGCTCAACCCCGATGATGAAGCTTCAGCGCTTCGTGTTGCGGCATTCCTCATTCGATACCACAGCGAAGGCGGACAACTTTCAGAACTCGACAAGCCGCTCTCGACCGTGACCACCCGCGACCTGTTGGCGCTGGTCACAGTCACGCTGCGTGGCGTTCCCTACGTGATTGTCGACCTCGGGCTCCGCATGTTGCCCCCGGCCGATTTATTCCGCGCCCAGGGCTTTCCACCGGAGTACGTCATCGATCGAACTGCCGATGGGCGCGTGCTGAGCAAGAGCGCCAGTGTGCGGCTTGTCGGCAACAGCGTCAGTCCGCCTCCAATGGCTGCGATCGTTCGCGCCAATAGTCGTGACGTCGATCAGATCGAAATCATGGCCGCCTGA
- a CDS encoding DUF3617 domain-containing protein, with the protein MNFNFRRAILCLVLAALPALALATPPSTHLQPGLWQFHYHSQVTMDGHAVPAMNQSAQQCIKDTDPAKLPLMPKLPANIKCTAPTLQTSNIGYHVTMSCTATEPNNMVTHLHESFEISPSDHGSQIRFDGTVHQRITGAPMPIPAALVNISAQGHRIGQCPASMHSAS; encoded by the coding sequence ATGAACTTCAACTTCCGTCGCGCGATTCTGTGCCTCGTGCTCGCCGCCCTGCCGGCGCTGGCGCTGGCCACCCCACCCTCAACCCATCTACAGCCCGGACTGTGGCAATTCCACTATCACTCGCAGGTCACGATGGACGGGCACGCGGTTCCAGCCATGAACCAGAGCGCGCAGCAATGCATCAAGGACACCGACCCAGCCAAACTGCCGCTGATGCCCAAGCTGCCAGCCAACATCAAATGCACGGCGCCGACGCTGCAGACCAGCAACATCGGCTACCACGTGACCATGTCCTGCACCGCCACGGAGCCCAATAACATGGTCACGCACCTGCATGAGTCTTTCGAGATCTCACCCAGCGACCACGGCAGTCAGATCCGTTTCGATGGCACCGTGCACCAACGCATCACGGGCGCGCCGATGCCGATTCCCGCCGCGCTGGTGAACATTTCGGCCCAAGGTCACCGCATCGGGCAGTGCCCGGCATCCATGCACTCCGCATCATGA
- a CDS encoding helicase C-terminal domain-containing protein: protein MKLSTETVADLKAWFQAIQTGWPGFVRRPQQDRMVAAIADALQAAAAADDGENGSAMAIDAPTGVGKSMAYLVPGIAAVKRVENRKLLVSTATVALQSQLERDLRALVAIAPVKFGHRILKGRARYVCDRNLALLDGKDQAQTNLGFVDEPMEAWPFKPELEEVDLVAAMLAARVKGEGSWDGDLDSWPDHVPERVIPLVTTTAPACAGQACRNYHRCPFVVARRGWDDADVLVVNHALLLADAALGGGAVLPDLSGCYLVVDEAHKLPEAAIEAASGKLVLAGYKKAVHELEGSLRKVEGLMRKHASPERAGKRGDAIARITEGLAELDRLVQAKLPAQDSAKTHRVRYGRVYGQPTQADLSREDVRHLQKLADLLGAAIELKRQLEKVTEDMNKAVGSGVVDASVAGKVSRLIGDAHGFVSAVEKCSELLMQIAEGVPGAIWSERDGKGVVKVMAAPLDVSGWLAGAVWKRAAAAVATSATLRSMGDFGHFVRRSGIDRVDGYRTLTVPSPFELERAAVLRIPRLGVQPKDEARYMQAVLRELGQCVDPGEATLVLCASRAMMEAIRDGLPPALRVISRAQGDRPLKALLREHVEVVRAGEGSIMLGLATLAEGVDLPGDLCRHVVIVKVPFASPDDPVSRARDAWMQAQGRSVFGEVALPEAHRRLVQACGRLIRSVTDTGRITLLDDRLLDTAWGRRMVEHLPAYGRDREEVKPKEEVA from the coding sequence ATGAAGCTCAGCACTGAAACAGTCGCCGACCTTAAGGCGTGGTTCCAGGCCATCCAGACCGGATGGCCTGGCTTTGTCCGTAGGCCACAGCAAGACCGGATGGTGGCGGCGATAGCCGATGCGCTGCAGGCCGCAGCTGCGGCGGATGACGGGGAAAACGGTAGTGCTATGGCGATCGATGCGCCGACGGGCGTTGGAAAGTCGATGGCCTACCTTGTCCCTGGTATAGCAGCCGTGAAGCGTGTTGAGAACCGGAAACTGCTGGTGTCGACTGCGACGGTTGCGCTGCAATCCCAACTGGAACGGGATCTGCGTGCGCTTGTGGCTATTGCGCCGGTGAAGTTTGGTCATCGAATCCTGAAAGGTCGCGCACGCTACGTCTGTGATCGGAACCTAGCCTTGTTGGACGGCAAGGATCAAGCGCAGACGAACCTTGGATTCGTTGATGAGCCGATGGAGGCGTGGCCTTTCAAGCCGGAATTGGAAGAGGTGGATCTGGTGGCTGCAATGCTGGCCGCGCGGGTCAAGGGTGAGGGGTCATGGGATGGCGACCTGGATTCATGGCCTGACCATGTGCCTGAGCGTGTCATTCCTTTGGTGACGACGACGGCGCCGGCCTGCGCGGGCCAGGCGTGTCGCAATTACCATCGCTGCCCATTCGTGGTGGCGCGCCGCGGCTGGGATGATGCGGATGTTCTGGTGGTGAATCACGCCCTGTTGTTGGCGGATGCAGCTCTGGGTGGTGGCGCGGTGCTGCCGGACCTGTCGGGCTGTTATCTGGTTGTGGATGAGGCACACAAGCTGCCCGAGGCGGCGATTGAGGCGGCGTCGGGAAAGCTGGTGCTGGCCGGCTACAAGAAGGCGGTCCATGAGTTGGAGGGTTCGCTGCGCAAGGTTGAAGGGCTGATGCGCAAGCACGCGAGTCCGGAGCGCGCTGGGAAGCGTGGGGACGCCATTGCCAGGATCACGGAAGGATTGGCGGAACTGGACCGCTTGGTGCAGGCGAAGCTGCCGGCACAGGATAGCGCCAAGACGCACCGGGTCCGGTACGGCCGGGTGTACGGCCAACCGACGCAGGCGGATCTGTCACGGGAGGATGTGAGGCATCTGCAGAAGCTGGCGGATTTGCTGGGTGCGGCGATCGAGCTGAAGCGTCAGTTGGAGAAGGTGACGGAGGACATGAACAAGGCCGTTGGATCAGGCGTGGTAGACGCGTCAGTGGCTGGAAAGGTGTCCAGGCTGATTGGGGATGCCCACGGATTTGTGTCGGCGGTGGAGAAGTGTTCGGAGCTCCTGATGCAGATAGCTGAAGGAGTGCCTGGTGCCATCTGGTCCGAGCGTGACGGGAAAGGCGTGGTGAAGGTGATGGCGGCGCCGTTGGATGTGTCGGGGTGGCTGGCTGGGGCGGTATGGAAGCGTGCTGCTGCTGCGGTGGCGACGTCGGCGACGCTGCGCTCGATGGGTGATTTCGGTCATTTCGTGAGGCGGTCAGGCATTGACCGTGTGGATGGCTACCGTACGTTGACGGTGCCATCCCCGTTTGAGCTGGAGCGAGCGGCCGTGCTTCGGATACCGCGGCTTGGGGTGCAACCGAAGGACGAGGCACGGTACATGCAAGCGGTGCTACGGGAACTGGGGCAGTGTGTGGACCCTGGTGAGGCGACGCTGGTGCTGTGTGCGAGCCGGGCAATGATGGAGGCGATCCGGGATGGATTGCCGCCGGCGTTGAGGGTGATCTCACGGGCGCAGGGTGATCGGCCGTTGAAGGCTTTGTTGAGGGAGCACGTTGAGGTTGTCCGCGCTGGCGAGGGGTCGATCATGCTGGGACTGGCCACGCTGGCGGAAGGTGTCGACCTTCCCGGAGATCTGTGCCGGCACGTTGTGATCGTGAAGGTGCCATTTGCGTCCCCGGATGATCCGGTGAGTCGTGCCCGGGATGCGTGGATGCAGGCGCAGGGGCGATCGGTGTTTGGCGAGGTAGCTCTGCCTGAAGCGCACCGGCGGCTGGTGCAGGCCTGTGGGCGCCTGATTCGGTCAGTCACGGATACGGGTCGGATCACGCTGCTGGATGATCGGCTGCTGGATACGGCGTGGGGTCGACGCATGGTGGAGCATCTGCCGGCGTACGGGCGTGATCGTGAAGAAGTGAAACCCAAGGAGGAAGTTGCGTGA